The nucleotide window CGTCAAGGGAGTCATCATGCGACTCAACGACGGCACCAAGCCGCTTGCCGCGGTCGGAAGCGCCGTCGGCAACGGTCAGGTGCTGACGGGAAGCCCGAATCTCTTCGGGAACTGAAGGACGGGCTGGAGCCTTCGAGGCGCCATAGTAACGAACATTCTCGATACGCCTCGCTTGACACGGCATGCATACCATATGCATATTAGTGCATATGCGTACGACGCTCAACATTGACGACCGCCTTATCAAGCAGGCAGGTCGTCTGACGGGGGTTCAAGAGAAAACACAACTCGTCCGCTTAGGACTTGAGGCCCTTATTTCCCGGGCAGCTGCCAAACGTCTGGCGAGACTTGGAGGAATCGATCCCCGTCTTAAGAGAATTCCCCGACGCCGATCTTCCTGATCGTGACCATCCTCGTTGATACTTCCGTTTGGATAGGGCACTTCCGAGCGAGTTCCCTCGCACTTCACCGACTACTGGACAAGGACCTGGTCTTGTGTCACCCGCTTGTCATCGGAGAGTTGGCCTGTGGAAATCTGAAACGCCGATCGGACGTACTTGAGTCGTTACTTGCGACGAGCAACCCTCTGGACCTTCGACCAGCCGCTCAAACGGGCGGCCAAGACCTTGCGGTGCAATTTCGAATCGCCCAACTGACTGACGCCACGCTTCCCAGGTGCTGAGCCTACTGTCCCAACTCCAGTGCCAGCACGCCCTTCTTGATCATGCCAGGAATGCCGAGCCGCTTTGTCTATCTCGGTGCATGTGTGTGCCACCGCTGAACATCGACGATTCTCCCATGAAGCAGGTGATGCGACTCACGGCGATCCGACAAGAGACGGGAGCGACTCTGCGCCATGATGCGCAAACACTTCGGCCAGCCGCTGCTGCACGATGTCCGGCTTATTCAGCTTGTCTGCAAACTGCTCCAACGGAAGCAGCTTGTCTCCAACCTGAAACGACACACCTTTGACAGGATTTTGCGAGGCTCGATAGTAATGATCAGGCGTGATGATCATGGATTCGCCACCCCCCAATGAAATCAGCGCGGCGATTTCTTTTCCGCTTTGCAGATCCCAGAGGCGCACGGTGCCATCATGGCTGCCACTGATGAGAGTACGGCCGTCGGGCGCAAAGGCCAGTCCCGTGATCTTGCCTGTGTGACCTTGCAATTCCTGGGTTTGTCCGCTGGCTACATTCGACACGTTGATCGTCAGATCTTCCGCCCGTGCCTCGAATCGGCTATCTAGGCTGATGGCAACTGGCCCACGAACTGTACGCATCTCATCCATTGGGTTCTGGGCCATTTGCTTCCAATACTCCATAGACGATGGTTCGAGCGTTGCCTTCGCATTTTTGGTCGCCGTTGGTCTCACCCTGCCAGTGGAGGGGTCCCATGCCTCTTTCTCTGACATCAACGTCTGTCCATCCGGGCTAAAAGCAAGATAATTGGCGACCTTATCATCGATTTTGCGAACGACTTGACCATTCTTGATATCCAAAAGAAAAAGTCCGGCACCCATGGAGACGGCCACCATGTGCCCATGAGGATGCACTGCGAGTGTCTGGATGATCTTCGACTGCTCCTTCAATACGGCAATCATTGCTTCTGTCGCCGCTTTCATGTCCTGAATCTGCCGTTCCTTTTCTTCCTCAGGGATGCCCTTGATGTCACGCAACGATTTTTCCGTTTCCTCCATATTGGTTCGTTCGTACACACCCACCGCCTCAGCCTGTGGTAGGTTGATGCGGCGAGGTTCCTTATTCTCGCCGGCATCCCACACACCCAGGCGATCTCCCATTCCAAACACCAGCGATCGGCCCTTGAGGCTGTACCGAGCCATGGAGGGTAGAAACCCTGGTTGCGAAAGGGACGGGCCCAATGTCCTTACCGACTTTCCAGTGCTTGCATCCCAGAGTCCCACAGAACCATCTGTGCAGGCTGTCACAATCGGCAAATCCTGGGTGCTCACTGCGACCGACCCGACGGGCTTGCCTTTGCCGCATTCAAATGTACGACGAATGTGGCCACTTGAAAGGTCCCACAAGATGGCATTTCCGTCTGCCATCCCGGCAAGAACGGACCGGCCAGCATCAGCCATGGCAATGTCGGTCACTCCGGAGGGTCCTGCAGCAGCGGCGAGGTGAGTCTCTTCCCCGCTGGAGAGATCTCGGAGGTAGGGCGCCGTGCCGGTAGGTTCTCCCAATACCAAGGTGCGTGAATCGCGGCTGAAATTGATGGCCGAAGCGGGCAAGGTCGCGACCAGCTTCCAGCTACTCACCTCCCAGATTTTCGCCATGGCCTGTCCCGACAACACATCAGTCCCAGCCCAAGCCAAGTATCTGCCATCACGACTGAACCGCATCGTAGTGATGAATCCCCAGACGGACGTCATACCGGTTTCGAGTGTTTGGACCGTTCGGCTACTGGCAACCTCCTCCACGATGAGCCGCCCTCTGCTCCCATCGCGTGGTTGGCTCACCTTCAGTCGGCCGTCTGGACTCACATCGCGAGGCGCTAACTTGGGGACATTCGGTAGCTCATGGCCGGTCAGCACATCGAATTGATAGTCTTTATCTCCTATACCTGAAACTCCAACTTTCGTGCCATCATTGCTAAACGCAACCTCATCCACTCCCATCCCGGCGACCCCCATGAGCCTCGGAAATGTGCGCACCACTTGTCCGCTGGTTACGTCCCATAGCTTGGCAGTTCCATCAAAGGACCCAGTTAGGATGTAGCGTGCATCGGGACTCAGCGCGACCGCGCTCGTGAATCGCGCGTGGGGATGGCTAATTACCAATTCCATGCCATCGACAGAGCCCGGTAGTTTTTGGGGATGAGCGTCGCCGGTCGTAGGAGAGGTACTGGTCTGCTGGCCCGATGCTGGAGCTGGTAGACTCAGCAGAGACCCGCATCCGTACTGGATTCCGGCGGACAGCACAATGAAAGTCGCCCAGAGTATCTTTAGTTGTGTCATTTCATCGGTCTCCTCGTGAGTGCAGTGGATGTGGTTTTGATTGCCGACTTCATTGCACCATTACACTACTCCTGCATCCCATGTGCGACGAACCCGGCCCAGTAATAGGGATGAGGATAACGGGTGCGGACGTTCAGCTGCGCTGTCCGCAGCGCGACCGGTGCTGACTCTTTGCCCAAATGTGCATAGAGCTGATCCATGAGCTCGGACGTCGCTTGATCGTCAATCTCCCACAGGGTCGCAATCAACTGCGGGGCACCCGCATACATGAAGGCCCGGGTGAGCCCTAAGATTTCATCACCCGTGGCGAGTTGCCCCAACCCCGTCTCGCAGGCGCTCAAGACGACCAGATTGCCCGGTAAGCCCAGCCCAAAGATCTCCCCAGCAGTTAGAATGCCATCCTCTCCCCCACCGGGGGCCAGCAGCAATGCCGAATCCAATGGCCGCGCGGCATTGAACTTTCCATGCGTCGCAAAATGCAGCACACTCGCTTTTGGTCCCAGCTCGCGAATCTTGATCTCTTGCGCGTCTTTGCGTTTGAGCAAGGTCGCACTTGGTCGGCGATTCTTCACGGCGTCGCCTTCTTGCTCAGCAAAGGGCAAATCGTAGGCACTGTTGCCCAGGTCCGGATTGGCCAGCACGACCGTTGAGTCGGTCGAGGTCCGGCCCTTCTTGCCGAGGTAAGTCAAGACGGTCCCACTGGGGACGGTGATCAGCGTGAAGCGATCGGCCAGATACGACGAGCCGTCGTGCACGGCCGCAAACGGCAGATAGTGCAACGGACCATGGGGGCTCACATAGAGCACGGGTTTGCGCACAGCGGCCAACGGTTCCTGCAGGATGCCGCGCAAGAGATCTTGCCCGGCTTGGTGGATCGCCGACAGCTCAGCACCCGTGCGTTTGGGATGTTGTTGAATCAACTGGCGAAACACTTCGACCTGGCTTTGGAGTGCAGCCCGCCCGACAGGCCGGAGCCATGCTGACACGTTTCCGTCCTGGAGAAGAAAGACAACCGTGTGAGACTCACCAACATAGAAGCCAAGCATGGCGGCCTGTCGGCCTAACTGTGCAGTAATCTCTTTGGTTGAAGCGGTGTTCACTGCCGTCAAGGAGTCGAATTCGACGGTCAAGCTCGATGGGGTAGCTGGTTGTGATTGGCCATCAGCACCCGCAGATGAGGCGCTGTCTGCCACAAGCTGGATACCCCGCGTACTGCGCCGCAACTCTTCAATCTCGATGCGCGTCAGTCCGCTTCGCTGCACGGTCAACTCAACTTCGGCTTGTTCGCGCTGACGCTGATTAAATGCAGCCGATTCCTTTGAGGTGCGAAACTTTGGTGTGCCGGATGCCAGCACATCGACGAAATTGCGAGACCGGGCCCGTTCCGCATACTCGAAAGCCTCGGTCGTATCTCCCGCTTCAACGAGCAAATGAATCACCCGTCCATAGACCTGCTCCTTGCCTTCCAAAAAGGCCAGTCTCGTGCCTTCCTTTCCTAGTCCCGCTCGCTCATGCTCGATGATTTCAATGGCATTCTTGTACTGATCAATAGCCAGGCGGAATTGTTTCTGGTGTTCAAAAGCCTTCCCCAAATCGCGGTGCAGGTCCAGTCGCTCATGCTCATTGAGAATCAACGGCAGAGCCCGAGCGGTCTCACCGAAGAGGCGCGCGGTTTCTAGCGATTTCAACCTGGCATACTGCAGTTCCTGCAGACTCTTTTCGACACCGGGGTTGGCAGAATTGACGATGCTGAGTGCCGTATCACGCGCGAGCCCTGGCAGCATGGAGCGTAAGGCCATTGCCGCGTAGGAGGTTCCGAGGTTGGCTCCGGCGCCCGCTAGGGCCGCGGGACCTAGGAAGCCGCTCCCAACTTGGACAACGGCACCGGCGCCTTCGATAGCAAAGGAAATTCCTGTGAGAGCGAAGCTCGCGGCCGCTTTGGCGCCGCTCGCCATTTTGTCCTTTGTCTGCGCCCATTGCACCTTGCTGTAGTTGTCTTCTAATTCTTTTTGATAGAGCGCCACTTTCCTGAGCATGTCGTCGTACATGCGGGCGCCCTCCTCGATCTGCCCCGCTCTCATATAGGCATAGCCGAGGCGGAACCGTAGAAGCGCGCCCACCCGAGGAGACGTGGTATCGGCCACCTGTGCCCCGACGAGCGCTGCCTTCCCCGATTCAATGACAAGTGACCGCCAGGTGGCTTCATCCATGTGCCATCGCAGGGACCAGATCCGATCATGGATGAGCACAGCCTTGGCCGATTCGGACAGCGAGGGTTCCATCTGCAATGTCGTCTTCCAGAGATCTAACTCCTTCGTGGCAATGGCAACCGTTCCTTCGTTCGTCACGCGATCGGAGTCTTGCGAACGAGTCCGCTTGAGAATGCTATCAAGCAGTATCTTCCTGTCATGAATTCTTTGTCGGATCCTCTCGATGTCTCTTGCGGCGACCTCAGCGAGAAAACTGTCGGGAAACATCGAGGCCTCCGACAAGTAACCCTTCCCCGAGGCAACGCCGGGCGTAAAGATGAACGAAAACACCAGCCGATTGGAGGGGTAGAAGGTCCCGGTGAAATAGTAACTTGCTTTACAACAATTCAGTTCTTTGAGTAGCGCTTCAGCTTCGGTATTTCTCTGGTCTGCGAGATCGAATTGCACCAATTGTGTCGTATAGATATCGGCAAGCTCATCCAGCGCATAGAGTCGGCAGACCTTTGCGACCTTGGTCGGATCTTGTTGCCACGCATCGGCGTGCGAACTGAGTTGCGCCACGTACTCGTCAAGATGTTGAACAGCACGAACCGCCCGATAGTCGAAGGCCGCCTTGACCACCGTTCGTGGGCCTGAAAGACCAACACAACTCATCGTCAAGCCTTGGGTTTCTGGATAAAGCGTCAGCGAATCGGCCGATTCTGCCGCTGTGGTCAAGAAGAAAAGCACGCTGCCCGCGAATCCGATCCATGTCAAACGACGCATCATTGAGCCATTTCCTTCAGCGACCCATCGATCTGTTTGGCGAGGTGGCGAGCTGCTTGTGCATAGGCTTGGACGACCACGGATCGCAATCCGTACGCTTCCATTTCAAATCTGCCCGTCCCTGCTGCTGATTCGATCTTCGCCCGGTCGTCGGCAAGGGGCAGCGAAGGCACCGTTTGCTCCATAACGTGCAAGACCGGACCTTTCCAGAGGATGTCTCCAGAATCCAATCGCACGATGGTCGCATGCATCTTGACCGTGCCGATGGCGCGAGAGAGGGCACCGTTCGACACATCGTCGGCATTGATCCGTCGTTCCCTATAGAAGTCCTTGAGGGGCCACACCGTGCAATCAGCCCGCGTGATGACTGTGAGAATCGCCGCCTTCGCCCCCGCCTTCCTGGCCTCTGCGAGAGAGGGATGGGAGGAAACGGACAATCCGGTAAATCGCAAGGACACCAGCAACAAATCTGCCGGAGGAAGGATGCGCTGACTGGGTTGGTAGACCCAGTATTTTCCCTGCTCACATGCGAATTCCTCCGGTAAAGACATAAGGATCGGATCTCCCTCACAGCGCGCCACGGTGATCATTGGTTCAACCAACGCGACCGGAATGAGCCGATGCCCGGGCGCAATAAGGGGTGAAAACTCCAGTTCGGTGTCGTAGGCACGTTCCTTCCTTTTTACCTCCTCCGCAATCGCTGCTTGCTGCTGCGCCTCCCGCTGTGC belongs to Nitrospira sp. and includes:
- a CDS encoding CHAT domain-containing protein produces the protein MMRRLTWIGFAGSVLFFLTTAAESADSLTLYPETQGLTMSCVGLSGPRTVVKAAFDYRAVRAVQHLDEYVAQLSSHADAWQQDPTKVAKVCRLYALDELADIYTTQLVQFDLADQRNTEAEALLKELNCCKASYYFTGTFYPSNRLVFSFIFTPGVASGKGYLSEASMFPDSFLAEVAARDIERIRQRIHDRKILLDSILKRTRSQDSDRVTNEGTVAIATKELDLWKTTLQMEPSLSESAKAVLIHDRIWSLRWHMDEATWRSLVIESGKAALVGAQVADTTSPRVGALLRFRLGYAYMRAGQIEEGARMYDDMLRKVALYQKELEDNYSKVQWAQTKDKMASGAKAAASFALTGISFAIEGAGAVVQVGSGFLGPAALAGAGANLGTSYAAMALRSMLPGLARDTALSIVNSANPGVEKSLQELQYARLKSLETARLFGETARALPLILNEHERLDLHRDLGKAFEHQKQFRLAIDQYKNAIEIIEHERAGLGKEGTRLAFLEGKEQVYGRVIHLLVEAGDTTEAFEYAERARSRNFVDVLASGTPKFRTSKESAAFNQRQREQAEVELTVQRSGLTRIEIEELRRSTRGIQLVADSASSAGADGQSQPATPSSLTVEFDSLTAVNTASTKEITAQLGRQAAMLGFYVGESHTVVFLLQDGNVSAWLRPVGRAALQSQVEVFRQLIQQHPKRTGAELSAIHQAGQDLLRGILQEPLAAVRKPVLYVSPHGPLHYLPFAAVHDGSSYLADRFTLITVPSGTVLTYLGKKGRTSTDSTVVLANPDLGNSAYDLPFAEQEGDAVKNRRPSATLLKRKDAQEIKIRELGPKASVLHFATHGKFNAARPLDSALLLAPGGGEDGILTAGEIFGLGLPGNLVVLSACETGLGQLATGDEILGLTRAFMYAGAPQLIATLWEIDDQATSELMDQLYAHLGKESAPVALRTAQLNVRTRYPHPYYWAGFVAHGMQE